Proteins co-encoded in one Hymenobacter swuensis DY53 genomic window:
- a CDS encoding polysaccharide biosynthesis/export family protein has product MRLSLRFRYLLVLLLPLLAGLDSCVSQRKLPYLQGSSYSTRTPVTVDNIRQQYRIQPGDVLSIRVQSVQQQMNDMFNTVDARAVFNGDPGNLYLTGYSVDEAGTINLPTVGRLKVLGLTVEEAQALVQQQVGTYISKANVLVKLLSFKVTVLGEVRVPGRYFVYNAQCTVLEGLGLAGDLTEFGNRQNVKLIRQTAKGSEVVLLDLTDPALLTSPYFYLLPNDALYVEPMKARTDRGNAGNLALVFAGISAVVLVLNYLKIL; this is encoded by the coding sequence ATGCGCCTCTCCCTCCGCTTCCGTTATCTGCTGGTGTTGCTGCTGCCATTACTGGCCGGGTTGGACAGCTGCGTTTCGCAGCGCAAACTTCCCTACCTGCAGGGCAGCAGCTACAGCACCCGCACCCCGGTAACGGTGGACAACATCCGCCAGCAGTACCGCATTCAGCCCGGTGATGTGCTCAGCATTCGGGTACAGAGCGTGCAGCAGCAGATGAACGACATGTTCAACACCGTGGATGCCCGGGCTGTGTTCAACGGTGACCCCGGCAACCTCTACCTCACCGGCTATTCCGTGGACGAGGCCGGGACCATCAATCTGCCCACGGTGGGCCGCCTGAAGGTACTGGGCCTCACGGTGGAAGAAGCTCAGGCACTGGTCCAGCAGCAGGTGGGCACATATATCAGCAAAGCGAATGTGCTGGTGAAGCTGCTCTCCTTTAAGGTGACGGTGCTGGGCGAGGTGCGCGTGCCGGGCCGCTACTTCGTGTACAACGCGCAATGCACCGTGCTGGAAGGACTGGGCCTGGCCGGCGACCTGACTGAGTTCGGCAACCGCCAGAACGTGAAGCTGATCCGGCAGACCGCCAAAGGCTCGGAGGTAGTGCTGCTCGACCTGACTGATCCGGCCCTGCTTACCTCGCCCTACTTCTACCTGCTGCCCAACGATGCCTTGTACGTGGAGCCGATGAAAGCCCGCACCGACCGGGGCAATGCCGGCAACCTGGCGCTGGTATTCGCCGGCATTTCGGCGGTGGTGCTGGTGCTCAACTACCTGAAAATACTCTGA
- a CDS encoding polysaccharide biosynthesis tyrosine autokinase has translation MEQRPSTPADDLDLHELFFRLRNRWPLFLASLLLAGLAAFFYLKVKQPVYAFRSTMLLGDQGTGSKQAQELLKILEVKEKGSKMEDEIGLLTSADMVQRALKRLPFEASYYAAPTSWLNSMKDIQVQERPAGAVPFRLIPDPNAPQLTGVRIYVDPLPDGRYHVQADAEKGQLYSLPTSELVREVLNPHINEMVRPGDTLRTPLLTAVLQAEPGYPAQATLERYFVQLRDQASLTGEYQQHLTVRPIDRESRIVELASKGSVPQKEIQFLDTLMRVYVENDLRNKNVTGQKTVAFLDKEIGHLSDSLRRSTAALSSFRAARGMVDAGAQSASGIQQQGELEMLRAKVSTNRKYYQNMLSYLRSHQGAGQLAAPTSVGIEDPVVNNLILQLTDLNSQRAALGVNASLENPMVTILEERIKVAKESLAQTLLNMTRAADIALRDLDGQLGRVRGTMSQMPENERQLATLKSKTDFNDKNYQFLIEKRAEAAIALATNATDKKVVDVAAMNGDGPTAPKPGMVALIAVVAGLLLPLGVTLMMHKANRLIQSKEDLSRITTIPMLGVVAHGTKQDKENMLRDPKGPIAESFRSIRVNLQYLSAGLDKKVIGVTSSVPGEGKTFCTVNLASEMALSGRKVLLLECDLRRPTVAGYFGLQDVCAEHGLSSYLMGLSTFEECRHSSMVRNLDVLCCGPIPQNPTELLESQRMDDLMARLRAEYDYVLVDTPPTGYVAEFFMLLRHLDANVYVVRQNYTDKGLISQINELHLEQKVKQIYMIINDMHFTKTYEYRYKEKAYTYGY, from the coding sequence ATGGAACAACGCCCCTCTACTCCCGCTGATGACCTTGATCTGCACGAGCTTTTCTTCCGGTTACGCAACCGCTGGCCGTTGTTCCTCGCTTCGTTGCTGCTGGCCGGGCTGGCAGCCTTTTTCTACCTGAAAGTAAAGCAGCCCGTGTACGCTTTCCGCTCCACCATGCTCCTCGGCGACCAGGGCACCGGCTCGAAGCAGGCGCAGGAGCTGCTAAAAATACTGGAAGTCAAGGAAAAAGGATCCAAGATGGAGGATGAAATTGGCTTGCTTACCTCCGCCGACATGGTGCAGCGTGCCCTCAAACGCCTGCCGTTTGAGGCCAGCTACTACGCGGCCCCTACTTCGTGGCTGAACTCCATGAAAGATATTCAGGTGCAGGAGCGGCCGGCCGGCGCGGTACCCTTCCGCCTGATCCCCGACCCCAATGCTCCCCAGCTCACGGGCGTCCGCATTTACGTAGACCCGCTGCCCGACGGCCGGTACCATGTGCAGGCCGATGCCGAAAAAGGCCAGCTCTACAGCCTGCCCACCAGCGAGCTGGTGCGGGAAGTACTGAATCCGCATATCAATGAGATGGTACGGCCCGGCGATACGCTCCGTACGCCTTTGCTTACGGCCGTATTGCAGGCGGAGCCCGGCTACCCGGCCCAGGCTACGCTGGAACGGTACTTTGTGCAGCTGCGCGACCAGGCCAGCCTGACCGGGGAATACCAGCAGCACCTCACCGTGCGCCCCATCGACCGGGAATCCCGCATTGTGGAGCTGGCCAGCAAAGGCAGCGTGCCGCAGAAGGAAATCCAGTTTTTGGATACCCTGATGCGGGTGTACGTGGAAAACGACCTGCGCAACAAGAACGTCACGGGCCAGAAAACGGTAGCGTTCCTGGACAAGGAAATCGGCCATTTGTCAGACTCACTGCGGCGCTCCACGGCCGCGCTCAGCTCCTTCCGGGCTGCCAGGGGCATGGTAGATGCCGGGGCGCAATCGGCCAGCGGCATTCAGCAGCAGGGCGAGCTGGAAATGCTGCGGGCTAAGGTGAGCACCAACCGCAAATATTACCAGAACATGCTCAGCTACCTCCGCTCCCACCAGGGTGCGGGCCAGCTGGCGGCTCCTACCAGTGTGGGCATTGAAGACCCAGTAGTAAACAACCTGATTCTGCAGCTTACTGACCTGAACAGCCAACGGGCAGCCCTGGGCGTGAATGCTTCCCTGGAAAACCCGATGGTTACCATTCTGGAGGAGCGCATCAAAGTAGCCAAGGAAAGCCTGGCCCAGACGCTGCTGAACATGACCCGCGCCGCCGATATTGCCCTCCGCGACCTGGACGGCCAATTAGGCCGGGTGCGCGGCACCATGAGCCAGATGCCCGAAAACGAGCGGCAGCTGGCCACTCTGAAAAGCAAGACCGACTTCAACGACAAAAACTACCAGTTCCTGATTGAGAAGCGGGCCGAAGCTGCCATTGCCCTGGCCACCAATGCCACCGACAAGAAAGTAGTGGATGTAGCGGCCATGAACGGCGACGGACCTACCGCTCCCAAACCCGGCATGGTGGCCCTCATTGCAGTGGTGGCAGGCCTGCTGCTGCCGCTGGGCGTTACGCTGATGATGCACAAGGCCAACCGCCTGATTCAGAGCAAGGAAGACCTGTCGCGCATCACCACCATCCCGATGCTGGGCGTGGTGGCCCACGGCACGAAGCAGGACAAGGAAAACATGCTGCGCGACCCCAAAGGCCCCATTGCCGAGTCGTTCCGCTCCATTCGGGTGAACCTGCAGTACCTCTCGGCGGGGCTGGATAAGAAGGTTATCGGCGTCACATCGTCGGTGCCGGGCGAGGGCAAAACCTTCTGCACCGTGAACCTGGCCTCCGAAATGGCCCTGAGTGGCCGGAAGGTGCTGCTGCTGGAATGTGACCTGCGCCGCCCCACCGTGGCGGGCTACTTCGGGCTGCAGGATGTGTGCGCCGAGCATGGCCTGAGCAGCTACCTGATGGGTTTGAGCACGTTTGAGGAATGCCGCCACTCCTCCATGGTGCGCAACCTGGACGTGCTGTGCTGCGGCCCCATTCCTCAGAACCCCACTGAGCTGCTGGAAAGCCAACGCATGGATGATTTGATGGCCCGTCTGCGCGCGGAGTATGATTATGTGCTCGTCGATACGCCACCCACCGGCTACGTGGCCGAGTTCTTCATGCTGCTGCGCCACCTCGATGCCAACGTATATGTAGTGCGCCAGAACTATACCGACAAGGGCCTGATCAGCCAGATCAACGAGCTGCATCTGGAGCAGAAGGTGAAGCAGATTTACATGATCATCAATGACATGCACTTCACCAAAACCTACGAGTACCGCTACAAGGAAAAAGCCTACACCTACGGCTACTGA
- a CDS encoding lipopolysaccharide biosynthesis protein: MASSSSPNLTTAAVHGVKWTTAATIITAVLQIGYTATMARLLTPAAFGLVALAGVILRFGSYFAQMGMEQAIIQKAELTRADVRAAFTSSVALGVLFAGLLVLAAPLAAGIVRQPEVVPVVRVLAVGIFLTGLNATALSLLRRHMKFRTLALIEVASYVISYGALGIGLAFQGFGVWSLVAATLGQGLLLTVLSYLAERHDVRLLFDWETYRPLVAYGSRMSAISFLEFVTGSLDTLLIGRLLGAAALGIYSRGWMLIGLPVYLLTTSVSKVVFPSFSQVQADRPRLRTVYLSSITLIAALVIPICAGAAVAASEIVRVMLGSGWTAAVPVLQVVCAAFSLSMVTMFAGVVCDATATLTPKLWLNLLYAVLLTGLFFGLSRYGLLGVAAAVVAGEVIRTILYLVLMRRVLAVTVSEVLGSYGPGLLAGVVVVVGIAGVRLLLPPGTVPAAVLLILEMLAGALLLAAGTLVAPPARLRQVLRRLLSRLHDGQAAPGLLAHLLTSFSARLARLDGEKLPAVPTAPVARRPQPALLPDPETELV, from the coding sequence ATGGCATCTTCCTCCTCTCCGAACCTGACTACCGCCGCCGTGCACGGCGTGAAATGGACCACGGCCGCCACCATCATCACGGCCGTACTACAGATTGGCTACACGGCCACCATGGCCCGGCTCCTGACGCCGGCGGCCTTCGGGCTGGTGGCGCTGGCGGGCGTGATTCTGCGCTTCGGCTCCTATTTCGCCCAGATGGGCATGGAGCAGGCTATTATTCAGAAAGCCGAATTGACCCGCGCCGACGTGCGGGCGGCCTTCACGTCGTCGGTGGCGCTGGGGGTACTGTTTGCCGGCCTGCTCGTGCTGGCCGCGCCGTTGGCCGCCGGCATTGTGCGGCAGCCCGAAGTGGTGCCGGTAGTACGCGTACTGGCGGTGGGCATCTTCCTGACGGGCCTTAACGCCACGGCCCTGAGCCTGCTACGCCGCCACATGAAGTTCCGGACGCTGGCCCTCATTGAGGTGGCTTCCTACGTTATCAGCTACGGCGCGCTGGGCATCGGGCTGGCGTTCCAGGGTTTCGGGGTCTGGAGCTTGGTGGCCGCCACGCTGGGCCAGGGCCTGCTGCTGACGGTGCTGAGCTACCTGGCCGAGCGCCACGATGTGCGTCTGCTGTTCGACTGGGAAACCTATCGGCCGCTGGTAGCCTACGGCAGCCGCATGTCGGCCATCAGCTTTCTGGAATTCGTGACCGGCTCCCTCGATACGCTGCTCATCGGACGGCTGCTGGGGGCGGCGGCCCTGGGCATTTACAGCCGGGGCTGGATGCTGATTGGCCTGCCGGTATACCTACTGACGACCAGCGTCTCGAAGGTGGTGTTTCCCTCCTTCAGCCAAGTGCAGGCCGACCGGCCCCGGCTGCGGACCGTGTACCTGAGCAGCATCACGCTTATTGCGGCCCTCGTGATTCCCATTTGTGCCGGCGCGGCCGTGGCCGCCTCGGAAATCGTGCGCGTGATGCTGGGCTCCGGCTGGACGGCGGCCGTACCGGTGCTGCAGGTGGTGTGCGCGGCTTTCAGCCTGAGTATGGTGACAATGTTTGCCGGGGTAGTGTGCGATGCTACGGCCACGCTCACGCCCAAGCTCTGGCTGAATCTATTGTACGCGGTGCTGCTCACGGGCCTGTTTTTTGGGCTGAGCCGCTACGGCCTGCTGGGCGTGGCCGCCGCCGTGGTAGCTGGCGAGGTTATCCGCACTATTCTGTATCTGGTGCTGATGCGCCGGGTCCTGGCCGTGACCGTGTCGGAGGTGTTAGGTTCCTACGGGCCGGGGCTGCTGGCGGGTGTGGTCGTGGTGGTGGGCATTGCCGGCGTGCGCCTGCTGCTGCCCCCCGGCACGGTGCCGGCCGCCGTCCTGCTCATCCTGGAAATGCTGGCCGGGGCCTTACTGCTGGCCGCCGGTACGCTGGTGGCCCCGCCGGCCCGCCTACGCCAGGTGCTGCGCCGCCTGCTGAGCCGCCTCCACGACGGCCAGGCCGCACCCGGCCTTCTGGCCCATTTGCTTACAAGTTTCTCGGCCAGGCTGGCCCGCCTCGATGGTGAGAAGTTGCCCGCCGTTCCTACCGCTCCTGTTGCCCGCCGCCCTCAGCCCGCCCTGCTGCCCGATCCTGAAACCGAACTGGTATAA
- a CDS encoding glycosyltransferase family 4 protein, giving the protein MRVLYDHQAFTLQDFGGVSRYHHELLCHANWQSELAVALSNNLYLRDGKYSRHRTFLPNSSLPARWRVIRYFNQRASRQALRRGEFDVFHPTLADDDYFLDLLAPEQPLVVTIHDMIPALFPEHYPDRDAGVLTRIVQRASRIITVSENTRADVLRLLPVAPERVRVVYHGYADREYSSSGPTLALPERYVLFTGSRALYKNFGCLVEALALLPPATAQGLHLVCAGGGPFSAPERELLHRTGWAERAHQFGPVSDAQLNQLYRQAQVFVFPSEYEGFGLPILEAYGQQCPVLLSEASCFPEIAREAALYFPPNQPVALAEQLARLLTDTHLRRYLVRLGQLRLLDFTWQYTARRTREVYEEACQDNRLSVVSTQATSPIPALEL; this is encoded by the coding sequence ATGCGTGTTCTCTACGACCATCAGGCGTTTACTCTCCAGGACTTCGGAGGTGTATCCCGCTACCACCACGAGCTGCTCTGCCATGCCAACTGGCAATCGGAGTTGGCAGTGGCCCTAAGCAACAACCTGTACCTACGCGATGGTAAGTACAGCCGTCACCGCACATTTCTGCCCAATTCCTCATTGCCGGCCCGCTGGCGCGTAATTCGGTACTTCAACCAGCGGGCCTCCCGGCAGGCCCTGCGCCGGGGCGAATTCGACGTGTTTCACCCCACGCTGGCCGACGACGACTACTTCCTCGACCTGCTGGCTCCCGAGCAGCCGCTGGTCGTCACGATTCACGACATGATTCCGGCGTTGTTTCCGGAGCACTACCCCGACCGGGACGCCGGCGTGCTCACGCGCATCGTGCAGCGGGCCAGCCGCATCATCACCGTGTCGGAAAACACCCGGGCTGATGTACTGCGGCTGCTGCCGGTAGCCCCCGAGCGGGTACGGGTAGTGTACCACGGCTACGCCGACCGGGAGTATTCCTCGAGCGGTCCGACCCTGGCCTTGCCCGAGCGGTACGTGCTGTTTACGGGCAGTCGGGCACTGTACAAGAATTTCGGCTGCCTAGTAGAAGCCTTGGCCCTGCTGCCGCCGGCTACAGCCCAGGGCCTGCATCTGGTGTGTGCCGGGGGCGGCCCGTTCTCCGCCCCGGAGCGGGAGCTGCTGCACCGCACCGGCTGGGCCGAGCGCGCCCACCAGTTCGGGCCGGTGTCAGATGCGCAGCTTAATCAGCTGTACCGACAGGCCCAAGTGTTTGTGTTCCCCTCCGAGTATGAAGGTTTTGGGCTACCCATTCTGGAAGCCTACGGCCAGCAGTGCCCGGTGCTGCTAAGCGAGGCCTCCTGCTTTCCGGAAATTGCCCGCGAGGCCGCCCTCTACTTCCCGCCCAACCAGCCCGTCGCCCTGGCCGAGCAGCTCGCCCGCTTGCTGACGGATACCCACCTACGCCGCTACTTAGTACGACTGGGCCAGCTGCGCCTGCTTGACTTCACCTGGCAATACACCGCCCGCCGCACCCGGGAAGTGTACGAGGAAGCCTGCCAGGACAACCGGCTGTCGGTTGTCTCAACCCAGGCTACTAGTCCCATTCCAGCCCTGGAGCTATGA
- a CDS encoding O-antigen ligase family protein → MRINFRFLHILPLLLVLVTDRAFTEFLVKDEDDPILSQYGYLITALSLGLIVWYFRYLGPIMRRWLLATVVVVGLLVLESYNGWGTPMVYPHVFAKLTILLPIFALFAYYRCHALPVSLLMFLVLLGLTVNLAVYHPEALSLSAFLENERGFQVTSALLLLLPALYYFNQYLTRGGLLRLGIFFVILALIVFLQHRTVWLTTALALVVNGLLIAFRRVEGIRLTANRLLPILLLPLVVGSLGGVAVVLDNPQVLKKLEESVSDIENADKQGTGSWRLKQIEAYQPFVEENPVVGMRLEGFELPIQFYGDGDAPIWRDRTGHHFHSFYLDRLFYFGILGLLLVVSVPIGLLVRRVRQPVPFSPTTAALVSFISCTLLYGFSYDWPPYLYALLGLTLAAAFPLPYVAPVPARSAIRPAQSGAPAGLPYPAPQASAAYVALP, encoded by the coding sequence ATGAGAATCAATTTCCGCTTCCTGCATATTCTGCCCCTGCTGCTGGTACTGGTGACCGACCGGGCCTTTACCGAGTTCCTGGTAAAGGATGAGGATGACCCCATACTGAGCCAGTATGGCTACCTCATTACGGCCCTTTCCCTGGGGCTGATTGTATGGTATTTCCGGTATCTGGGCCCAATAATGCGCCGGTGGCTGCTGGCAACGGTGGTCGTTGTTGGACTGCTGGTTCTGGAATCATATAATGGCTGGGGTACGCCCATGGTGTACCCGCACGTATTTGCCAAACTCACTATCCTACTGCCCATTTTTGCGCTGTTTGCCTACTACCGCTGCCATGCGCTGCCCGTGAGTCTGCTCATGTTCCTGGTGCTGCTGGGGCTCACCGTGAACCTGGCCGTTTACCATCCGGAAGCCCTGAGTTTGTCGGCTTTTCTGGAGAATGAGCGGGGATTTCAGGTGACATCAGCGCTGCTGCTGCTATTGCCGGCCCTGTATTACTTTAACCAGTACCTGACCCGGGGCGGCCTGCTACGGCTAGGCATATTCTTCGTCATTCTGGCCCTGATTGTGTTTCTGCAGCACCGCACCGTGTGGCTAACTACGGCCCTGGCCCTGGTGGTGAATGGGCTGCTGATTGCCTTCCGCCGGGTGGAAGGCATACGGCTGACTGCCAACCGCCTCCTGCCGATTCTGCTGCTGCCGCTGGTGGTGGGTAGCCTGGGCGGCGTTGCCGTGGTGCTCGATAACCCGCAGGTACTGAAGAAGCTGGAAGAAAGCGTGTCGGACATCGAAAACGCCGACAAGCAGGGTACCGGCAGCTGGCGTCTCAAGCAGATTGAAGCCTACCAGCCATTTGTGGAGGAAAATCCGGTGGTGGGCATGCGCCTCGAGGGCTTCGAGTTGCCCATTCAGTTTTACGGCGACGGCGACGCCCCCATCTGGCGCGACCGGACCGGCCACCACTTCCACAGCTTCTACCTCGACCGGCTATTCTACTTCGGCATTCTGGGGTTGCTGCTGGTGGTGTCCGTGCCCATTGGGCTGCTGGTGCGCCGCGTGCGGCAGCCGGTACCGTTCAGCCCCACCACGGCGGCGTTGGTGAGTTTCATCTCCTGCACGCTGCTCTACGGGTTTTCCTACGACTGGCCGCCCTACCTCTACGCCCTGCTGGGCCTTACCCTAGCCGCCGCTTTCCCCCTTCCTTATGTGGCCCCAGTGCCGGCCCGCTCTGCCATCCGGCCGGCGCAATCCGGTGCCCCGGCCGGTCTTCCTTACCCTGCACCTCAAGCTTCTGCCGCGTATGTTGCTCTCCCCTGA
- a CDS encoding glycosyltransferase family 4 protein encodes MNVLISAYACNPVNGGEDGFGFNWTWQTARRGHRVWCITNPDGRAGIEPFMAEHGHELSPNQLQFLFVAVPAWVQFLHRWQFGVYLHYMVWQYLAWKEARRLSQTVEFDYVHHATYGSLQMGSWMWRLGKPLIFGPVGGAQRAPEAFRAFIPDWFKSETMRNAIGWLLMTFDPNVRQTLRHATVVLATNSETADLARRLGARRVELFLDSGLPESFFPAVFPEREVSPTLRLLWLGRLFPRKALQLALDALSRVDRRIPFHLTIIGAGPLGPQIPGWIARYGLEGRVTWRGAVSWPEVRTAFLTHDAFLFGSLRDSFASQFLEAMATGLPIITLDHQGAHDFIPAAAGLKVPVTTPVVTAHALARAVEYFYHHPLERRAAGQAGYEFALTQTWTARAARLQSLVIPLLQQSAAHRMAAPLEDEDENATAGSPQLARA; translated from the coding sequence ATGAACGTTCTGATTTCAGCCTATGCCTGCAACCCGGTTAATGGCGGAGAAGATGGCTTTGGATTCAACTGGACCTGGCAGACCGCCCGGCGCGGTCACCGCGTGTGGTGCATTACCAACCCCGATGGCCGCGCCGGCATCGAGCCGTTTATGGCCGAACATGGTCATGAACTGAGCCCCAATCAGCTACAGTTTCTGTTTGTGGCCGTACCAGCCTGGGTGCAGTTTCTGCACCGCTGGCAGTTTGGCGTGTACCTGCACTATATGGTGTGGCAGTACCTGGCCTGGAAAGAAGCCCGCCGCCTGAGCCAGACCGTAGAGTTCGACTACGTGCACCACGCCACCTACGGTAGCCTGCAGATGGGCTCCTGGATGTGGCGCCTGGGCAAGCCGCTCATCTTTGGGCCGGTGGGCGGGGCGCAGCGGGCCCCGGAGGCCTTCCGGGCCTTCATTCCCGATTGGTTTAAGTCGGAAACCATGCGCAACGCTATTGGCTGGCTGCTGATGACCTTCGACCCCAACGTGCGCCAGACGCTCCGCCACGCTACCGTGGTACTGGCCACTAATTCCGAAACCGCCGACCTGGCCCGCCGGCTGGGGGCGCGGCGGGTAGAGCTATTTCTGGATTCGGGCCTGCCGGAGTCCTTTTTTCCGGCGGTGTTTCCGGAGCGTGAGGTCTCCCCTACCCTGCGCCTGCTGTGGCTGGGCCGGCTGTTTCCTCGCAAAGCATTGCAACTGGCCCTCGATGCGCTGAGCCGGGTGGACCGGCGGATTCCCTTTCACCTCACCATCATCGGGGCCGGACCGCTCGGCCCGCAGATTCCGGGCTGGATTGCCCGCTACGGCCTTGAAGGCCGCGTCACCTGGCGCGGGGCCGTCTCGTGGCCGGAAGTGCGCACGGCCTTTCTCACCCACGATGCCTTTCTGTTCGGTAGCCTGCGCGACTCCTTCGCCTCGCAGTTTCTCGAAGCCATGGCCACCGGCCTGCCCATCATTACCCTCGACCACCAGGGCGCCCACGACTTTATTCCGGCCGCCGCCGGTCTGAAAGTGCCGGTCACGACGCCCGTAGTTACCGCCCATGCGCTGGCCCGGGCGGTGGAATACTTCTACCATCACCCGCTGGAACGCCGGGCCGCCGGCCAGGCCGGCTACGAATTCGCCCTTACCCAGACCTGGACCGCCCGGGCAGCCCGCCTGCAATCCTTGGTCATCCCCTTGCTCCAGCAGTCAGCAGCGCACCGTATGGCAGCGCCCCTTGAAGACGAGGACGAAAACGCCACGGCCGGCTCCCCCCAGCTGGCCCGGGCCTGA
- a CDS encoding glycosyltransferase family 2 protein, producing MLYIVIPVFNRKDFTRACLDSLRQQTTTAFRVVVVDDGSTDGTGQMLCQDFPEVLLEEGDGNLFWTAGVNLGIRRALAEGATQVMTLNNDVLTAPDFVAQMQAVAAQHPTAVLGALELDVSTGQPVYGGETLDWRTNTRRDLLETLPPEQRRGLHPVTYLPGRGLLIPRRVLETIGLFDEKRLPHYLADFDYTSVARRHGFPVYCNYDARLSTYPEESGQEITRRQRSLRGYYQHLFGIRGGGNLRNFTHFSLKNCPRPYLPYFLLNGYARRLVGYFLH from the coding sequence ATGTTGTATATTGTCATCCCGGTTTTCAACCGCAAAGACTTCACCCGAGCCTGCCTCGACTCCTTGCGGCAGCAGACTACCACGGCGTTTCGGGTAGTGGTGGTAGACGATGGCTCTACCGACGGTACCGGCCAGATGCTATGCCAGGACTTTCCGGAGGTACTCCTGGAAGAAGGCGACGGCAACCTGTTCTGGACGGCGGGGGTGAACCTGGGTATCCGCCGGGCGCTGGCAGAAGGAGCCACCCAGGTCATGACCCTCAACAACGATGTGCTGACGGCCCCCGACTTTGTGGCCCAGATGCAGGCCGTAGCTGCCCAACACCCCACGGCCGTGCTGGGGGCGCTGGAGCTGGATGTCAGCACCGGACAGCCCGTGTACGGCGGCGAAACCCTGGACTGGCGCACCAACACCCGCCGCGACCTGCTGGAAACCCTGCCCCCGGAGCAGCGGCGGGGTCTGCACCCGGTCACCTACCTGCCGGGCCGGGGCCTGCTGATTCCGCGCCGGGTGCTGGAAACCATCGGGCTGTTTGATGAGAAGCGCCTGCCCCATTACCTCGCCGACTTCGATTACACCAGTGTAGCCCGCCGCCACGGCTTCCCGGTGTACTGCAACTACGACGCCCGCCTCAGCACCTACCCCGAGGAAAGCGGCCAGGAAATAACTCGCCGCCAGCGTAGTCTGCGCGGCTATTATCAGCACCTGTTCGGCATCCGGGGTGGCGGCAACCTGCGCAACTTCACCCATTTCAGCCTCAAAAACTGCCCCCGGCCTTATCTGCCCTACTTTCTGCTGAATGGCTACGCCCGCCGGCTGGTCGGCTACTTCCTTCACTAA